The Streptomyces phaeolivaceus genome has a window encoding:
- a CDS encoding ATP-binding protein, whose product MFLLILLGAAVAFFVIALIMAAGSGKKGQEQGRAPKRQGTSSSGGSAAGRREDLRLPYRYADDTLFVHGDSVWTGLVLPTAIDEYLNATELQAMAEAPARGLLNLARGDRNVECHYRKVYQPITAVGWAEDLNAVAWDPTENYKAYNLRKAEYQERIGALRERNILLVKLGSLKRNGKSGVMAGDDEPYDEPSLLQSVHNSADRAAASATGVSDEYLSPFLLAEWTQVATEVHESLEGLGGTPLTRQELVWLIRKPLHGDLPVPPEPVLGSRSWGPNQFDLVVDFSGENRKTHIVLHQYDEISGERQTSYTTTLVAANWPAETRFRQSTAWARYTSQNVEFPVEIDMRFTLIPYLRFKDRADKIRGNLMDEMKDMATSGRSPDTKLASQVARSKDLVDDIEEHKMPGMEAQIRFTISAPDLKELERRRRVLEMQFKQDLKVTLLRPTRQQWRLLQSQLPGDAPKLPIAPYLRLQEVEQLGAGLPTAGTELGDNPETRSGRRLGWVGSLVGWAGKMPVHYSLHVGPARNDGGGLAIVGASGGGKSSLALQKFYEESESGVRCLVIDPKTDFAQLCYYLGFGSQVNDPEFASDAEAGILGTSGSRFQPINPEFWDETEVVDLLKGQAGVLDPWVIARDVPAGRLLAESMLRGFLGDEDYQRVRLPVIEAMATVVSRYNSAIRQAVEHGMDARDAEHRILRPTLWQVVDEVVAAYDAAVAEGDREAQKELKLAQMLLTELRTLPYARLAFSDRPKPLSSMRKRRTVITLRGFQSPAASDPRSWNPAERLAATALMAVVELGSQMLDVGYEKNPVTGEVGLRPKALFVDEAYVVTATESGRDLMRRALKQGRSYMAVTVLITQQAIDLVQIEDSEARSGGANQIHTVFAFKQKSAQEASLVAPLLGRPENDPKVIAALQELRTGVCLQRDADKRVGTVAVDLVFREILAATDTNGTSRPARQAIDPPTSVWDWKFMQEAEHAPARPSEQAEAQPA is encoded by the coding sequence GACACGCTGTTCGTGCACGGCGACTCGGTGTGGACCGGCCTGGTGCTGCCCACCGCCATCGACGAGTATCTGAACGCCACCGAGCTGCAGGCCATGGCAGAGGCACCGGCACGCGGTCTGCTCAACCTCGCCCGCGGCGACCGCAACGTCGAGTGCCATTACCGCAAGGTCTACCAGCCGATCACGGCGGTGGGCTGGGCGGAGGACCTGAACGCGGTCGCCTGGGATCCGACGGAGAACTACAAGGCGTACAACCTGCGCAAGGCCGAGTACCAGGAGCGCATCGGCGCCCTGCGCGAGCGCAACATCCTGCTGGTGAAGCTGGGTTCGCTCAAGCGCAACGGCAAGAGCGGTGTGATGGCGGGCGACGACGAGCCGTACGACGAGCCGTCCCTGCTCCAGAGTGTGCACAACTCGGCGGACCGGGCGGCGGCGTCGGCCACCGGCGTCTCGGACGAGTATCTGTCCCCCTTCCTCCTCGCCGAGTGGACGCAGGTCGCCACTGAGGTGCACGAGAGCCTGGAGGGGCTCGGCGGCACCCCGCTGACCCGTCAGGAGCTCGTCTGGCTGATCCGCAAGCCCCTGCACGGCGACCTGCCGGTGCCGCCCGAGCCGGTGCTCGGCTCGCGCTCCTGGGGGCCGAACCAGTTCGACCTGGTCGTCGACTTCTCCGGCGAGAACCGCAAGACGCACATCGTCCTGCACCAGTACGACGAGATCTCCGGCGAACGGCAGACCAGTTACACGACGACGCTGGTCGCCGCCAACTGGCCCGCCGAGACCCGCTTCCGTCAGTCGACGGCATGGGCCCGTTACACCTCGCAGAACGTGGAGTTCCCGGTCGAGATCGACATGCGGTTCACGCTCATCCCGTATCTGAGGTTCAAGGACCGGGCCGACAAGATCCGGGGCAACCTCATGGACGAGATGAAGGACATGGCCACCTCGGGCCGCAGCCCGGACACCAAACTGGCCAGCCAGGTCGCCCGTTCCAAGGATCTCGTCGACGACATCGAAGAGCACAAGATGCCCGGTATGGAGGCGCAGATCCGGTTCACGATCTCCGCTCCCGACCTCAAGGAGCTGGAACGCCGGCGCCGGGTGCTGGAGATGCAGTTCAAGCAGGACCTGAAGGTCACCCTGCTGCGCCCGACGCGCCAGCAGTGGCGGCTGCTGCAGTCACAGCTTCCGGGGGACGCGCCCAAGCTGCCGATCGCCCCGTATCTCCGCCTGCAGGAGGTGGAGCAGCTGGGCGCCGGACTGCCCACCGCGGGAACGGAGTTGGGCGACAACCCCGAGACGCGTTCCGGACGGCGTCTGGGCTGGGTCGGCAGCCTGGTCGGCTGGGCCGGCAAGATGCCCGTGCACTACTCGCTCCACGTGGGTCCCGCCCGCAACGACGGCGGTGGCCTCGCCATCGTCGGCGCGTCCGGTGGTGGCAAGTCCTCCCTGGCGCTGCAGAAGTTCTACGAGGAGTCGGAGTCGGGCGTGCGCTGCCTGGTCATCGACCCCAAGACCGACTTCGCACAGTTGTGCTACTACCTGGGCTTCGGTTCCCAGGTCAACGACCCGGAGTTCGCCTCGGACGCCGAAGCAGGCATCCTCGGCACCTCCGGCAGCCGGTTCCAACCGATCAACCCGGAGTTCTGGGACGAGACCGAGGTGGTCGACCTTCTCAAGGGCCAGGCAGGCGTGCTCGACCCCTGGGTGATCGCCCGCGACGTACCGGCCGGCCGGCTGCTCGCCGAATCGATGCTCCGCGGCTTCCTCGGCGACGAGGACTACCAGCGCGTACGGCTGCCCGTCATCGAGGCGATGGCCACGGTCGTCAGCCGCTACAACTCCGCCATCCGTCAGGCCGTCGAGCACGGTATGGACGCACGGGACGCCGAACACCGCATCCTGCGCCCGACGTTGTGGCAAGTCGTCGACGAGGTCGTCGCGGCGTACGACGCGGCGGTGGCGGAGGGGGACCGTGAGGCCCAGAAGGAGCTGAAGCTGGCGCAGATGCTCCTCACCGAGCTGCGGACGCTGCCCTACGCGCGGCTCGCCTTCTCGGACCGGCCCAAGCCCCTGTCCAGCATGCGCAAGCGGCGCACGGTCATCACCCTGCGCGGCTTCCAGTCCCCCGCGGCCTCGGACCCGCGCAGCTGGAACCCGGCGGAGCGCCTGGCGGCGACGGCTCTGATGGCGGTCGTGGAACTGGGCAGCCAGATGCTCGACGTCGGTTACGAGAAGAACCCGGTGACAGGTGAGGTCGGTCTGCGGCCCAAGGCTCTCTTCGTCGACGAGGCCTATGTCGTCACGGCCACGGAGAGCGGCCGGGATCTGATGCGCCGCGCGCTGAAGCAGGGCCGCTCCTACATGGCGGTCACCGTCCTGATCACCCAGCAGGCGATCGACCTGGTCCAGATCGAGGACTCCGAGGCGCGCAGCGGTGGCGCCAACCAGATCCACACCGTCTTCGCCTTCAAGCAGAAGTCCGCCCAGGAGGCGTCACTGGTGGCCCCGCTGCTCGGGCGACCGGAGAACGACCCCAAGGTCATCGCGGCGCTCCAGGAGCTGCGCACCGGTGTGTGTCTGCAGCGCGACGCCGACAAGCGGGTCGGCACGGTCGCCGTCGACCTCGTCTTCCGGGAGATCCTCGCGGCCACGGACACCAACGGCACGAGCCGTCCGGCCCGGCAGGCGATCGACCCGCCGACGAGCGTCTGGGACTGGAAGTTCATGCAGGAGGCGGAGCACGCACCGGCGCGGCCGTCCGAGCAGGCCGAGGCCCAGCCGGCGTGA